The Toxorhynchites rutilus septentrionalis strain SRP chromosome 3, ASM2978413v1, whole genome shotgun sequence genome includes a region encoding these proteins:
- the LOC129777848 gene encoding cuticle protein 8-like, translating to MAFKFVLLPTLLAAVSAGLIPQHGYATSHQISNIQHHAPSLHHIAPVQHIAPVHHVAAIHSAPLHHTIVKDVEHHAPANYEFSYSVHDEHTGDIKSQHETRHGDEVHGQYSLLDSDGHHRIVDYHADHHSGFNAVVRREPTNVKIAQPVHKVIAQPIHLASHHAVAPLSHATISHHAAPVAHISHAAPIAHISHHSAPLAHAALSHVAPIAYQSHGHLSSNHLNLHHY from the exons ATGGCTTTCAAG TTTGTTCTTCTCCCTACATTGTTAGCAGCTGTCAGCGCTGGATTGATCCCACAGCACGGATATGCTACCTCTCATCAGATCTCCAATATCCAGCACCATGCTCCATCTCTTCATCACATTGCTCCAGTTCAGCATATTGCTCCAGTTCATCATGTGGCCGCTATTCATTCTGCTCCACTCCATCACACCATCGTGAAGGATGTCGAACACCACGCTCCGGCCAATTACGAATTCTCATACTCTGTTCATGATGAACATACCGGAGATATCAAGAGCCAACACGAAACCCGTCACGGAGATGAGGTCCATGGACAGTACAGTCTGTTGGATTCGGATGGCCACCACCGCATCGTTGACTATCATGCTGATCATCACTCCGGATTCAACGCCGTTGTCCGTCGTGAACCAACCAACGTCAAGATTGCTCAGCCAGTGCATAAAGTGATCGCTCAACCAATTCATTTGGCCTCCCATCACGCTGTTGCTCCTCTGTCCCATGCCACCATCTCTCATCATGCCGCTCCAGTGGCTCACATCAGCCATGCTGCTCCTATTGCCCATATCTCGCACCATTCGGCTCCATTGGCCCACGCCGCTCTGTCGCACGTTGCCCCAATTGCATACCAAAGCCACGGACATTTGTCTTCCAATCATCTGAATCTTCATCACTACTAG